One genomic region from Lycorma delicatula isolate Av1 chromosome 1, ASM4794821v1, whole genome shotgun sequence encodes:
- the LOC142317625 gene encoding uncharacterized protein LOC142317625, whose amino-acid sequence MIRTLLINNHRSILSNDLLEEISTRGNYDFIVATEPHVYSAARLQWVSDTNGDVAIRMGSIRMAIRRVAGNREYGLYRRAVGLVAVELNEIVIIGVYISPNIPLGSFQDKIFQLQRIVMQSHKRVLILGDFNCRTTAAGAASSNAREGILEEFLAITGAVCIYDRMPTFKARGHDSILDLAIIDRRMDPDLTAFTVLSEETGSDHLAVSVVISDHHTGTTQQNITPRLTNRQIQLVVRRSARRIAEQEQINPDMFQEIIVEEIARVPH is encoded by the coding sequence ATGATTAGAACATTACTAATAAACAACCACAGGAGTATCTTATCGAATGACTTACTAGAAGAAATTTCCACTAGAGGCAATTATGACTTCATAGTGGCCACTGAGCCGCACGTTTATTCAGCAGCCAGACTACAATGGGTCTCTGATACGAATGGAGATGTGGCCATACGTATGGGTAGCATACGTATGGCCATTCGAAGGGTAGCAGGGAACAGGGAATATGGCCTTTACCGTAGAGCGGTGGGTTTGGTAGCAGTTGAACTAAACGAAATAGTTATAATTGGCGTTTATATAAGCCCAAACATTCCATTGGGATCGTTTCAAGACAAGATATTCCAGCTTCAACGCATAGTCATGCAGTCTCACAAAAGAGTACTCATTCTCGGGGATTTCAATTGTAGAACGACGGCGGCAGGTGCAGCCTCCTCCAACGCCAGGGAAGGGATTCTTGAAGAATTTCTAGCAATCACCGGTGCAGTATGCATTTATGATCGTATGCCCACATTCAAAGCTAGAGGGCACGATTCGATATTAGATTTGGCTATAATAGATCGAAGAATGGACCCAGATCTGACTGCATTTACCGTACTAAGCGAAGAGACCGGCAGTGACCACCTGGCGGTCTCAGTTGTAATCAGTGATCATCACACAGGGACGACACAGCAAAACATCACCCCCAGACTAACAAATAGGCAGATTCAACTGGTGGTTAGGAGATCTGCACGCAGAATTGCAGAACAGGAGCAGATTAATCCAGACATGTTTCAGGAGATAATAGTCGAAGAAATCGCCAGAGTTCCACATTGA